The Rickettsia helvetica genome has a segment encoding these proteins:
- a CDS encoding phospholipid-binding protein MlaC codes for MQKIITGLFLLVITFSAYSNEKVPAGLNSYVTNLVNEASSILNDSKLSERVKIAKARELMSQNLDFDWMAKYTLGRNGIKTLSGGQVQEFIKVYSKYVTKSYTDLIKDYKGEQPKIVGVRTLSSTDFMVAMNIISNKEQDPIKVEYLVREMKGNGKDVLKVSDIITEGVSLIGAQQDEFTDTLKNQGFEALIQKLESRS; via the coding sequence ATGCAAAAAATTATTACAGGTTTATTTCTATTAGTTATAACGTTTTCCGCTTATTCTAATGAAAAAGTGCCTGCCGGTTTGAACAGTTACGTTACTAATTTAGTAAATGAAGCTTCTAGTATATTAAACGATAGTAAGCTATCTGAGCGAGTAAAAATTGCTAAAGCACGTGAGTTAATGTCTCAGAACCTAGATTTTGATTGGATGGCTAAATATACATTAGGCAGAAATGGGATAAAAACTTTATCAGGTGGGCAGGTTCAGGAATTCATCAAAGTTTACTCTAAATATGTTACTAAATCTTATACTGATTTAATAAAAGATTATAAAGGTGAACAGCCTAAAATAGTAGGAGTTCGTACTTTAAGCTCGACCGATTTTATGGTTGCTATGAATATCATTAGTAATAAAGAGCAAGACCCTATTAAAGTAGAATATCTTGTACGTGAAATGAAAGGAAACGGAAAAGACGTTTTGAAAGTTTCTGATATAATTACGGAAGGTGTAAGTCTTATTGGAGCTCAACAAGACGAGTTTACCGATACTTTAAAAAATCAAGGTTTTGAGGCACTAATACAAAAATTAGAAAGTCGTTCTTAA
- the prs gene encoding ribose-phosphate diphosphokinase has protein sequence MKILAGSSNKLLASRLAIALNIKYIEPRITYFNDSEIKVEIQESFHNEDIIIVQSTSKPVNDRLIELFLLVDAAKKAGANRIILVMPYFGYARQDNINSQNIIPAKLIADFLEKLGVNHVITIDLHSDKIEKFFNIPVSKS, from the coding sequence ATGAAAATCTTAGCAGGCAGTAGTAATAAGTTACTCGCATCTCGTTTAGCTATAGCATTAAATATAAAATATATTGAGCCGAGAATTACCTATTTCAATGATTCCGAAATAAAAGTAGAAATTCAAGAATCGTTTCATAATGAAGATATAATCATAGTACAATCCACATCAAAACCCGTTAATGATCGCTTAATTGAGCTGTTCTTGCTAGTAGATGCAGCAAAAAAAGCGGGAGCAAATCGAATAATTTTGGTAATGCCTTATTTCGGTTATGCAAGGCAAGATAATATAAATTCTCAAAATATAATTCCTGCTAAGTTAATAGCAGATTTTTTAGAGAAGCTCGGAGTAAACCATGTAATTACTATTGATTTACACTCCGATAAAATAGAGAAATTTTTTAATATTCCTGTTTCTAAATCTTGA
- a CDS encoding phosphoribosyltransferase family protein encodes MSNLLNIDSAYINKERDINNNCEMISITGSVEGKNCILIDDIIDSGETIVKAARFLKEHTVLSVSAFL; translated from the coding sequence ATTAGTAATTTACTAAATATAGATTCAGCTTATATAAACAAAGAAAGGGATATAAATAATAATTGCGAGATGATATCAATAACAGGTAGTGTAGAAGGCAAAAATTGCATATTAATTGATGATATTATAGATAGCGGCGAAACAATAGTAAAAGCAGCGAGATTTTTAAAAGAACACACGGTTTTATCGGTTAGTGCTTTTTTATAA
- a CDS encoding alanine racemase — protein sequence MSLCTLEINLSAIKNNYLLLQDICKTSLVGAAVKADGYGLGAMQISKALIEENCKHFFVASSEEGVNLRKALSNDANILVLNGVFEHDALELIEYNLTPVLNNLKQIEIWQKFGNLKNRLLPCDLHFNTGINRLGLSSDEIEQLINDRDLLKGLDLQYIISHLAISEEIDNPYNLEQLNRFKAYLQYFPNVKASLANSGGIFLGQDYHFDLARPGAALYGLNPVMKNPVTLKAPIIHLQNLTLDSHIGYNMTFTTKRDSVIATLPLGYADGYSRNFSNQGEVFINGRSVPIVGRVSMDLINIDVTDLPPSDIFLGQEAEIIGNHCTPDKIASIIGTIGYEVLTSLSSRYKRVYK from the coding sequence ATGAGTTTATGTACTCTAGAAATAAATCTATCTGCAATAAAAAATAATTACCTTTTATTACAAGATATTTGCAAAACCTCGTTAGTCGGTGCTGCCGTTAAAGCTGATGGTTACGGACTTGGAGCAATGCAAATTTCTAAAGCTTTAATAGAAGAAAATTGTAAGCATTTTTTTGTGGCCTCAAGTGAAGAAGGAGTGAATTTACGCAAAGCACTAAGTAATGATGCAAATATTTTAGTTCTTAACGGAGTTTTTGAGCATGATGCTTTAGAGCTTATAGAATATAATTTAACACCTGTTCTAAATAACTTAAAACAAATAGAAATTTGGCAAAAATTCGGTAATTTGAAAAACCGATTATTGCCTTGTGATTTACATTTCAATACGGGGATTAATCGTCTTGGCTTAAGCTCTGATGAGATAGAGCAGCTAATTAATGATCGTGATTTATTAAAAGGGCTAGATTTACAATATATTATAAGCCATCTAGCTATATCCGAGGAAATAGATAATCCTTATAATCTAGAACAATTAAACAGATTTAAAGCTTATTTACAATATTTTCCGAACGTCAAAGCAAGCCTTGCTAATTCCGGCGGCATATTTTTAGGACAGGATTACCATTTTGATTTAGCAAGACCAGGGGCAGCCTTATACGGACTTAACCCTGTAATGAAAAATCCTGTAACCTTAAAAGCCCCAATAATCCACTTACAGAATTTGACACTAGATAGCCATATCGGTTATAATATGACTTTTACAACTAAGCGTGATAGTGTCATTGCAACGTTACCGCTTGGTTATGCTGACGGATATAGCCGTAATTTTAGTAATCAAGGCGAGGTGTTTATTAACGGTCGCAGTGTTCCTATAGTAGGGCGAGTATCGATGGATTTGATAAATATCGATGTTACTGATCTACCACCATCCGATATTTTTCTAGGGCAGGAAGCGGAAATTATCGGAAATCATTGCACGCCCGATAAAATAGCAAGTATTATAGGTACTATCGGGTATGAGGTATTGACTAGTCTCAGTAGTAGATATAAGAGGGTTTATAAGTAA
- a CDS encoding MlaE family ABC transporter permease, whose product MLLNIANSVGKRTIKFAQSVGSFSLFSFAAVSSIIRPPLYLSLIIRQLLFIGFHSLPVVAMTTFFSGAVLALQSYTGFSRFSAESSIATVVVLSLTRELGPVLAGLMVAGRVGASIAAEIATMRVTEQVDALYTLSTDPIKYLVFPRVIAAIITMPYLVLIGDIIGVMGGYLVGVYKLDFNSSAYLTSTFQYLEPIDVISGLVKAGVFGFIISIISCYSGYYSGKGAKGVGRATTSAVVNSSILILISNYLITELFFKV is encoded by the coding sequence ATGTTATTAAATATAGCTAATTCGGTCGGTAAACGTACTATAAAGTTTGCACAAAGTGTAGGCAGTTTTTCTCTATTTAGCTTTGCTGCCGTTAGCAGTATCATAAGACCGCCTTTATATTTGAGTTTAATCATCAGACAATTATTATTTATCGGGTTTCACTCGCTTCCGGTTGTTGCGATGACAACTTTTTTCTCAGGTGCAGTACTTGCATTACAGAGTTATACCGGTTTTTCCCGTTTCTCAGCTGAAAGTTCCATTGCAACGGTAGTAGTATTGTCGCTGACTAGAGAGCTTGGACCGGTACTTGCGGGGTTAATGGTAGCGGGAAGAGTCGGGGCATCAATCGCCGCCGAAATAGCAACAATGAGAGTAACGGAGCAGGTAGATGCTTTATATACTTTATCTACCGATCCTATTAAATATTTAGTTTTTCCAAGAGTAATAGCAGCTATTATTACAATGCCTTATCTTGTTTTAATCGGGGATATAATTGGTGTTATGGGCGGTTATTTGGTAGGGGTATATAAACTTGATTTTAATAGTTCAGCTTATTTAACCAGTACTTTTCAGTATTTAGAGCCGATTGACGTAATTTCCGGTCTTGTTAAAGCGGGAGTTTTTGGGTTTATTATTTCTATAATAAGTTGCTATAGCGGCTATTATTCAGGTAAAGGGGCTAAGGGAGTTGGAAGAGCAACTACCTCGGCAGTAGTAAATTCTTCTATCCTTATCTTAATAAGCAATTATTTAATAACCGAATTATTTTTTAAAGTATAG
- a CDS encoding ABC transporter ATP-binding protein gives MSEKEEFKIKIQSLYKSFANHKVLDGIDLDVKKGSSLVILGGSGSGKSVLIKNIVGLIKPDKGKIFIDNVEIQDISSKQKFEIMDGIGFLFQGGALFDSLNICDNITFETKKLSKKEKNDLAGAKLNSVGLSPRILDLYPSELSGGMQKRVALARAICSTPSILFLDEPTTGLDPIMANVINELIIKIQEELGATTITITHDMISAEKIAKEVAMIYQGKIKWYGSKDEMRNSDNPYLKQFINGLTTGPIEV, from the coding sequence ATGAGTGAAAAAGAAGAGTTTAAAATTAAAATTCAGTCATTGTATAAATCATTTGCTAATCATAAGGTGTTAGACGGAATAGATTTGGATGTAAAAAAGGGCAGTTCATTAGTTATTTTAGGTGGTTCCGGTAGCGGCAAATCTGTTCTAATTAAAAATATAGTAGGATTGATTAAACCTGATAAAGGTAAAATTTTTATTGATAATGTAGAAATCCAAGATATCTCAAGTAAACAAAAATTTGAGATTATGGACGGTATAGGTTTTTTATTCCAAGGCGGAGCATTATTTGACTCCTTAAATATATGTGATAATATTACTTTCGAGACTAAAAAATTATCTAAGAAAGAAAAAAACGACCTTGCCGGTGCAAAGCTTAATTCCGTCGGTTTATCCCCTAGAATACTCGATCTTTACCCTTCCGAATTATCGGGAGGAATGCAAAAAAGAGTAGCCCTTGCTAGGGCTATTTGTAGTACACCGTCGATTTTATTTCTTGATGAACCGACCACAGGGCTTGATCCTATAATGGCAAATGTTATCAACGAATTAATTATAAAAATCCAAGAAGAGTTAGGGGCAACTACGATTACTATAACTCATGATATGATTAGTGCCGAAAAAATAGCTAAAGAAGTAGCTATGATTTATCAAGGGAAAATTAAATGGTATGGCAGTAAAGATGAAATGCGTAATAGTGATAATCCTTATTTAAAACAATTTATAAATGGATTAACTACCGGTCCTATAGAGGTATAA
- a CDS encoding DUF5510 family protein — protein MFKHLLCIVIFLGINLNVYAINSSSYTTDDIIKIVIILGIVILIFSPAKFRIIVIGTILGLAFAYFTYKYIVPIFISSLNGP, from the coding sequence ATGTTTAAGCACTTATTATGTATAGTAATATTTCTAGGTATAAACCTAAATGTTTATGCTATAAATTCTAGCTCTTATACGACAGATGATATAATAAAAATAGTAATTATTCTTGGAATAGTTATTTTAATTTTTAGTCCTGCAAAATTCCGCATAATTGTTATTGGTACTATTTTAGGTTTAGCTTTTGCCTATTTCACGTATAAATACATCGTACCTATCTTTATTTCTTCACTAAATGGACCATAA
- the rpmB gene encoding 50S ribosomal protein L28: MSHKCELTGVGVLYGNNVSHSQRKTRRRFEPNLRSVKFTSDITAGEYRLSVNARCISSVEKAGGFDAYILKADDNVLSSTARAIKKKIIQTKTAKSL, translated from the coding sequence ATGTCTCATAAGTGCGAACTCACAGGTGTGGGTGTTTTATACGGCAACAATGTATCACATTCTCAGCGTAAAACTAGAAGGCGTTTTGAGCCTAATTTAAGGTCAGTTAAGTTTACAAGTGATATAACAGCCGGAGAATATAGATTATCGGTTAATGCTAGATGTATTAGTTCAGTGGAAAAAGCCGGCGGTTTTGATGCATATATTCTAAAAGCCGATGATAATGTTTTATCTAGTACAGCTAGAGCTATTAAGAAAAAAATAATTCAGACTAAAACGGCGAAATCATTATGA
- the rpmE gene encoding 50S ribosomal protein L31, giving the protein MKSGIHPEYKKFLIKVGSDVFETMSTHPTGEILMDVDFRKHPAWNKDSGNVVNQSNKSVSDFNKRFSGLSFGSKKEAS; this is encoded by the coding sequence ATGAAAAGCGGTATACATCCAGAATATAAAAAGTTTTTGATTAAAGTAGGAAGCGATGTTTTTGAAACAATGTCTACTCATCCTACAGGTGAAATTTTAATGGATGTTGATTTTAGAAAGCATCCGGCATGGAATAAAGATTCCGGAAATGTAGTAAATCAATCGAACAAAAGTGTTAGTGATTTCAATAAAAGATTCTCAGGTCTTTCTTTCGGTAGTAAGAAAGAAGCTAGTTAG
- the yihA gene encoding ribosome biogenesis GTP-binding protein YihA/YsxC, producing the protein MTTQKIVPTKSTDGSKLFRHQAKFVAGAMNINQIPNFSLPEIAFVGKSNVGKSSLINTICNNKNLAKVSNTPGRTRQINFFNLADKLIIVDLPGYGFANVPISVKEQWKVLISYYLRNSHNLRLVNLLIDSRRGIKENDKKVAELLLANKREFQIIFTKSDKVTDHKNLNDEAQNFLATLNYSCNVIYVSSRSKEGARELKASLAKCIKPQR; encoded by the coding sequence ATGACTACTCAGAAAATAGTGCCTACAAAATCGACTGATGGCAGTAAGCTTTTTCGTCATCAAGCTAAATTTGTAGCCGGTGCTATGAATATAAATCAAATCCCCAATTTTTCATTACCGGAAATTGCTTTTGTCGGTAAGTCAAATGTCGGCAAATCAAGCCTAATAAACACGATATGTAATAATAAAAATCTTGCTAAAGTTTCTAATACTCCGGGGCGTACTAGACAAATCAATTTCTTTAACCTTGCAGATAAACTTATTATAGTTGATCTTCCCGGTTATGGTTTTGCTAATGTTCCTATATCAGTCAAAGAGCAGTGGAAAGTGTTAATTAGTTATTATTTACGAAATAGTCATAATTTAAGGTTAGTTAACTTATTGATTGATTCAAGAAGGGGTATAAAAGAAAACGATAAGAAAGTAGCTGAGCTATTACTTGCAAATAAAAGAGAATTTCAAATTATTTTCACAAAATCGGATAAAGTTACGGATCATAAAAACCTTAACGATGAAGCACAGAATTTTCTTGCAACTTTAAACTACTCATGTAATGTTATATATGTAAGTAGTAGGAGTAAAGAAGGTGCAAGAGAACTTAAAGCTAGTTTGGCAAAATGCATCAAACCTCAAAGGTAA
- a CDS encoding acetylglutamate kinase translates to MKSQAIVLKLPATIIIDDKLFTAFIESIRLLEMCGARIYIVHDHIDLRSSSLISQIDGNFSQKISKISDYSSLNNPIIMEILSSYVNKLIVTKLSSIGCYAVGISGKDANLLQAKKSKLSHRKIVNHDVINVGFLSKSIMINLEILLNFEDNNIIPVIAPFANDDQEKTHLLNVNLTVATIASALSAEHLILPYEILQVSETFPYNIKIRDINLLKSMLDDSNNFIEEELIKIAVNALENNNGYVHFVNSEVPNSILSTMFDININ, encoded by the coding sequence CTGAAGAGTCAAGCAATAGTTCTAAAATTACCTGCTACTATTATTATTGACGATAAATTATTTACGGCTTTTATTGAATCTATTAGATTGCTTGAGATGTGTGGTGCTAGAATATATATAGTACATGATCATATTGATTTACGAAGTTCGTCTTTAATATCACAAATAGATGGAAATTTTAGTCAAAAAATTAGTAAAATAAGCGATTATAGTTCTCTAAATAATCCTATTATTATGGAAATTTTATCCAGTTACGTTAACAAGCTTATAGTAACAAAGTTAAGTAGTATAGGTTGTTATGCAGTTGGTATTTCGGGTAAGGATGCTAATTTACTGCAAGCAAAAAAATCAAAATTATCTCACCGAAAAATTGTAAATCATGATGTTATAAATGTTGGTTTTTTAAGCAAGTCTATTATGATTAATCTGGAAATTTTATTAAATTTTGAAGATAATAATATTATACCCGTGATAGCACCGTTTGCTAACGATGATCAGGAGAAAACGCATTTATTAAATGTTAACTTAACGGTAGCAACAATTGCTTCTGCATTAAGTGCGGAACATTTAATATTGCCATATGAGATATTACAGGTATCCGAGACGTTTCCATATAATATAAAAATACGAGATATTAACTTGTTGAAATCAATGTTAGATGATAGTAATAATTTCATCGAAGAAGAATTAATTAAGATAGCAGTTAATGCACTTGAAAATAATAACGGTTACGTACATTTTGTGAATAGTGAAGTACCGAATTCAATATTGTCAACTATGTTTGATATTAATATAAATTAA
- a CDS encoding type IV secretion system protein VirB3: protein MAGALASDLLFVGLTRPPMIFGVSIKFAALNMIMTMIVFIWNNGIMILFIATALHLVAYIICFKEPRFIELYLNKMSRTSQCPNKFYYGANSYSI from the coding sequence ATGGCAGGAGCATTAGCATCTGATCTTTTATTTGTAGGGTTAACTAGACCGCCGATGATATTTGGAGTAAGTATTAAGTTTGCTGCATTAAATATGATAATGACGATGATAGTATTTATTTGGAATAACGGCATTATGATTTTATTCATTGCAACTGCTTTGCATTTGGTAGCTTATATTATATGTTTTAAAGAACCGAGATTCATAGAGCTATATTTAAATAAAATGTCAAGAACTAGCCAATGTCCTAATAAATTTTACTACGGAGCAAATTCGTATAGTATTTGA